TGGAATAAAAGTAGGCGGGTTTTAACAAAACACAAGTTTTATACAATGTATGGTCATAACATATTGGATAAAATGGGTTAAGAATTTGGACTTGCTTTTAGATTTCAATGTAGTGTTTGGATACTATTTTGATTATGTCTTTCTTTCATTCAATTCCAATCATTATTTCAAATAGTGTTTCTatgtttgaatttaaatttttccTAAAATGGTGACATTTTTGCAAAACGGtgcttttttatgttttatttaatctGATAGGACGGAATTTGGAGAGAAAGTCTGCCTGGATTTGAAAACTGGATTCATCGTGATAAGAAAAATCCAGAACCTATTGatatacttttttcaaattacaaaatggTACAGTTTTcagtaaatatttatttgtttttaaactatTTCTGTTTATTTATCTTAAAGTTTAAGAAACATGAATATACAAACAGTTGGAAAACCatttatttaatacatatatCAAAGAATATTTTGTCTAATTTATGCAGACATTTTTGTGAAGTCTATcatgtttatttcttttgtaCAGGAAAAAATTGCGTTTGAAATATATTGAAACTGATTCAAATGTCTGATTGATTACATACTATTCAATCATTTTATGGTCTTTTCTGAAATtcaattaaattgagaaaaacCTTATAATTATTGATCAAAGCTATATTATGAAAATGATCATTTACAAAGAACCTATTTCTTTACTTGTGttactgtttatatttgttttttttgtgtgcatTTCATTGAAATCAAAACTTATCAATCAAACCCTTTAACTTAAAAACATAACAACATTACACGCCTGAATATACATATACTTAGTGGATAACAGCCAAAATATTTATCAGATCCAATTAgttcaagtatattttttttcgtgaACGTTTTTAACATTCATACTCTTAGAGTGCAATTAAATCGGTatacgtacggtgacctatagttgttaatgtgtgtgtcattttgatcttttgtggatagttgtctcattggcaatcataccacatcttcttttagaacataaatagTGAACATGAATAGTTATATCAGTCGCCTTAATATCACTTCAGAGTTaagttatattaaaaattttcataaaaggtaaataaaacaaataaaaacataaagaaaCTGCTTAAAGAGTTggtgaaatatatttttggtcGTACGTATTATTAGTTATATAATGTGCTAGTTGCCTAAAACGATCCATATGGGGTCAGTTAATTCCATATAGGATGAGAACAAATATCTGtctatcaaagtgatcaagtcttcatTACCGTTAGAGTTAAGAACCTCCtttcattggtctatacaaaaccaaataccaacaataacaacttgtaagCTTTTAATGTGTTATATCAATGTATTTCTATCGTTCATCATCAATTCCATTGCCtgttgaaacttaaaaaaaaaagtctcagcacaggtttttttttatatagggaCGTTCAAGCTGTGTATTGAAATAAACACCGCCTACTAACCTTATATAGAATATACACTGTCTCCACGCGGTTACTAGAAATTTAAGGAGGTtagataataatatatatttttatttgatatgttttggTTTTAGTTTTTGGCATTGCTtttcatgatcatgatgatgctATTCCctaattttgaatgtttgaactttgattgtatttttataattttgaattgctgattttatatgcatatgctgaaataatttaaaataccTGTGCAGGTACCGTTCGTTTCCTGATAGCCAATTTTACAGTTGCATCGATAACTTCCATCTGTGTTAAAACAATCAGAATGTTGAGGACACATGGCAGTTCTCTGTTTGTCTAAACATTCATTTATGTCtgaaatacatattttcaaatatatatattaaatagaaaaaataattaCACATGATACATTGACCCCTCCATAAAAATTCCACGTAATTACtcattgaaaaacaaatgaaaaatgatgaaatctatggacacaaataaaattaattcCTGAATTACATTTACACGATTAAATAAACTGTACATATACCCCAATTGTACACACCTTGAcaatatgtctcttcagtaataCTGAACGTCATAATTGTGAAgatctgttatttttttaaaacattgattaTCTGCTAAAAGAGGAAAGATTTGAAAAAGAAATCCTGAGTAATGTATAGGGGGAACCCTCGATTCACGATGACCGAATGCTTTGTACGATTTGAAATTAAGACTATGTAATAATTTGCCAACTAGACAGCTGACCATTATAATTCAATGACATAGATGTTTCCGCTTAACATCACATATACGGTCACCACAAATATAAAACCTTTATCGTATAGATACAAAGGCTataacatgacaaaatgtaaaacaatttatcgATAACTgtacaaaacaacaaatcaaaattaGATATGATCTACACTGACAAAcgataaaaacaaatttacacaCTCAGCCATATCCTTAGCTTAAGTGCCGATCCTACATTTGAAACTATATCACCTGCACATGATAAGGAAAACGCTACACATAATAAAGGGCTTCACTTACCAACACAAGCCCTTATAAATACTAACAaatatacttgaaaaaaaaaccaaggacACATAAAAACGCACCAAAGAGCTCTCATATGTAAAGACTGTTCTGAAAGCTGGGTAAAACCATGCCTTatcatttcttttaaaaagagTAGTGTTCTGTTGAAATGCATTATTTtgtatcatatatttttaaactGTTCACAAACTATAAGTAATTAACCAAACTAATGATTTTCTACAAAAGAATTATACATGATATTTTCCTTTTTAGTatctgacaaaaaaaaccaagacTTATAGTTCTTTATTGCTctacatttttgtatattattaCGGTGGCTGCAGTATATTCCTCCATTTTGGATTCTGAAATAGCAGATAGCAAGCGGTCTTGATCTTtcatgaaatgtgcaaattttaagAGTAGTATGTATTTCAAGTGTAAGACTGTTCATGTTGAATTGGAAAATTCAGTGTTTTATTATACTAACAGCagtattttacaacaaaaaagacCCAAAACATTTAAGTTTTATTGCTCAAATTCCAACATAATGGAAGATCACTCAGATAAAGTAACTATAACAATAGAATGTGTTGtgaatttatgtattttataatgTAACAAGAAAACGAGTTCGGTGACTTCATAGTTTTTTGTTCCCATATGAAAGCATATCATTAGTCtatcttcttatattttatcTAATATTCAATGGTGTAGCTTTCTTTTTATCACACAGAACCTGTATTGTAAAACAAAAGCCCGGCGACCCATACTCAATTCAGACTTGAGAAACAACATGACACAACCTACATTACAATACATTATTAGATAAATATATGGATTTTAATTAAGAACTACCAATCTACTTTAAGCTTTATTTTTACGTTCGGCGTAGCAAATTATTAGCCTTGTGCCTTTTATGAGATTTGTTTTCAAAACCCGCTGAACGCTGGATTACCGGAATATTTTTACACAATGTTGTTGCCTCCTGTTTCTTAAAacgtaaatttacaaaaatgtcaaatttgtaGAGTAATTTTAAACTGAAAGTActtgataaaatgacaaaatcagaaGCTGAAACACCTGGAATAAGTTGAGCCTGTCATATGTATGCATTACAGTCGCACACATTTCCCTTGTTGAACTATATAGTTTAGTGTGTTGCGTATCACGTGGTCATTAAATTGATTGACGCATAGTCCATAAGTACATGACAGAAAAACAAATTAGACTTTAAAAATGTCCATCACCATAAGTAGaatgaatgttttaaatttaCTAAACAAGACACTGCAAAACTTATTTCACCTTTTGTACAGTTTTCCCCTTTCCAACCACCAGTACATGTACAGGTATAATTTTCTTTGAAATCCATACAACTTCCATTATTTTGACATGGGTTTGGATCACATCTATctataaaaatcatattaaaCTACAACACATtctttatatatttatgaatatatataacacaatttttataaaataacaaatattagtTTAATAACTCTTTGTGTTTTGATTGAGAACTAGAAAAAGCTGTAAAAAGGATATTTTAAACCGAAGTAAACCATgcaaaaacgttgatgacgtcacggtcatatGTTCAAATGTGTGAAAAATGTTATGAAGatttgttcctcaatgctcttcaacttcgtactttacttGGCCTTTATTTaactgatcgtcactgatgagtcttttgcagatgAATTGTGCATCTGTCGCAATACAATATTTCAACTctgttatctatgatgatttAGTTTACAACGACTTGGTAAATGCCAATGCTAGTTGTTGTGTCTTTATATCCGCGTGCATTTCTAggtaattaaattttgtatgtaacctgtcttctgattggctgacgttgttttgtttatcagctcatagacatactTTTGTCatatgaccgtgacgtcatcaacgttttttcatggtttactacggtttaaaatggaaattAGAAATGAATtgtaagaaatgactgtaatcatggtaatattttttctgccttttcaaaataacataaacatgTCGTGCCTACTTTGAAATAACCCCTACGCGGATTCTATTCTTAAATGTCTGGATGTACGAAGAAATATGAATTCTGGAACATACTTAACGACGATTCTATTGTAATTGTATTGCTGTGATCCTAACCGGAATAAAATTTACACCTTTAATCATTTTTTACCAGTAAGAGAAAATTGAAAAGTAATATCTTGGTATAtgttgttatgaagttttaatATTTCTGCTAAATGTGGAAAcgttttacataagaaaatgatatTTGTGTGGTGAACATGTATGTGACTGTCATGCTTGTAAATTTTTTCAAGTCATATATAAATTGTATTCACGTCGCCAGAGTCCTCGGGTTGGGGATCCTCTCTTTCAGCCTTAGTGTGGATTTCGGATCCACTCTTTCAGCCTAAGAGTGGATTGGTGGCAGatttctccccacctttgctattctttgtcacttattcaattgatatgatattagttgatgtaatttcgtattaattatgtattattatttcatattaaatatgaacttttatgtcaaatgttttatttgcaaaatgtattttttgcattttatgattttgaataaatgaccttttttcgtcagtttagtttttatatcatatagcaaatcaagctcagactctgacatgtgtatacatagtatgtttctggtatctagctgtctgtcttaaaaccaattttatttgctaattgaaaattaagcggaataaaataatttaagacagcagagaagataattctgttttaattggtttATTAACATAGATGAATTACATCTATGTTATTACTAACCGACTTACATAAAAGAGTGAGCTATTAATACTCTGAATGTATGatgtctctagtctggtcaaagggtcagagtgtcctacttaattaaactataaattgtagaaattagataacatgtttccacgtgcagagaaatttcacttatgaccaatgcatgattggatttcatctttcttattggtcaatgatcttgcgggtcagcacgagttcacgtgtaagtgcattatggtcacttccttttatcatcagcatttgatgtgttaacttgtgattcttatcaaacaatttgttcaaaattcccACCCTCATACCTCCCTTATGTTATCTTTTGAAgtagatatgtatatatgtttatttatggggcagatttttctccccacctttgatattctttgtcatttattcaattgatatgatattagttgatgtaatttcgtattaattatgtattattatttcatattaaatatgaacttttatgtcaaatgttttatttgcaaaatgtattttttgcattttatgattttgaataaatgaccttttttcgtcagtttagtttttatatcatatagcaaatcaagctcagactctgacatgtgtatacatagtatgtttctggtatctagctgtctgtcttaaaaccaattttatttgctaattgaaaattaagcggaataaaataatttaagacagcagagaagataattctgttttaattggtttATTAACATAGATGTATTACATCTATGTTATTACTaaccgacttaaataaaagagtGAGCTATTAATACTCTGAATGTATGATGTCTTtagtctggtcaaagggtcagagtgtcctacttaattaaactataaattgtagaaattagataacatgtttccacgtgcagagaaatttcacttatgaccaatgcatgattggatttcatctttcttattggtcaatgatcttgcgggtcagcacgagttcacgtgtaagtgcattatggtcacttccttttatcatcagcatttgatgtgttaacttgtgattcttatcaaacaatttgttcaaaattcccACCCTCATACCTCCCTTATGTTATCTTTTGAAgtagatatgtatatatgtttatttatggggcagatttttctccccacctttgctattctttgtcatttattcaattgatatgatattagttgatgtaatttcgtattaattatgtattattatttcatattaaatatgaacttttatgtcaaatgttttatttgcaaaatgtatttttttgcattttatgattttgaataaatgaccttttttcgtcagtttagtttttatatcatatagcaaatcaagctcagactctgacatgtgtatacatagtatgtttctggtatctagctgtctgtcttaaaCAATATTTCAACTCTGTTATCCATGATGATTTAGTTTACAACGACTTGGTAAATGCCACTGCTAGTTGTTGTGTCTTTATATCCGAGTGCATTTCTAggtaattaaattttgtatgtaacctgtattctgattggctgacgttgttttgtttatcagctcatagacatactTTTGTCatatgaccgtgacgtcatcaacgttttttaatggtttactacggtttaaaatggaaattAGAAATGAGTtgtaagaaatgactgtaatcatggtaatattttttctgtcttttcaaaataacataaaaaagttgTGCCTACTTTGAAAAAACCcctacgcgggttattcagttgtgcaacacattttttatgttatttcttcatagacagaaaaaaatattacagacatTTCTAAATTAATATggtaattattaaaaatgaactGTTTACACAACtttgtatttttgaaatactacGGCTTTTCTTCATTAAGAATAAATAACCATCGCCGTATTTGGTAATACTTTTAggaatttgtggtcctcaatgatctttaACTCCGTACTATTTTGGGACTTTTACTTtgtttatctgagcgtcactgatgagtcttttgttgccGAAATGCGCGTATGTTCCAAAAACAAGTTTTCCATCCTCGTAGTTATGGTGAGTTTTTTTCCCCAGGGGGTATCTCTAGCTCAGTTGTCAGCACTTCTGCTTTGACACGAACTATCATTGAAACGGCCATAATTACAAACAAAATGTTGACAAAACGTTGtagttttgaaaaactaaggctttttctacatcagaaattgATAACTTTAGACGTATTTGGCAACACTAttaggattttttttgtttttaatactcttcaacttcgtaccctaattctggtacttttgataaatattattcGTTGTCATTAGGCCTTTTAAACTCTTTTATCTACACTTGATTCAGGTATTTCATCTACATATATGCACCATACATGCATGTAATGAATTACGCTTAAAGttattatacaaaaacaaatatgtgtttCAATAAACGGGAGATAACCCAATTTGAATTATTTGCATTGAACATTTGAACCGATACTCACGTGAGGTATAACATATTTGTAATTTCATGTGTTTAGATTGGCTAGGAAATAAAATGACTTCAATTTCCCCTTGGTGGTTTAATCACAAGTAAATTAGAGAACGTACAGTTTAAGGCATTCgcttcaaatttttttaatttcctatctTATAATTTGACACGACATCGGTACTGTCAATCTAAACAGTGGATATGTTCTTTGTAAATATTAGATCTGATTAGAggttatttatctttttataaagaCTATCATATTACAAATAGTATACATATAAATGTAACATATCAAATACTGgaagaataaattaaaatactGATGGAATGGCACACTAATTCTTGAGGGCAAGTGTTCTCGTTAGGttatgcatttttacttatttgtaTAAAGTATACACACCCACTTGACAAGTGCTGTTACACGGTTCACATAATGCTGCATTACCAGGAATGTCGTCACTTGTTTCtgaaacaataaacaattatataaGAAGCAAATATGAGTCATCAGGTGTTGCCAACATTTTATCACAGCTACATTACCTATCTGAATGGTTTTCTAGTTTCAAATGCGTCATGGTGGCGGATAAACCAACAAGAGGGTTCCTAATACTGACGTTAAGTTTACGGCAACATTGGCAACTTGGTCTACTGTTTGGTTATAAcggaaaaaaacatttacaaaaatggcTATGCGCGCTTAGATTGCTAAATCAGCAGATTTGTTGACCGTTACTATCATAGGCGGAAATGatttatgtatttgtttgttagggtgtcacatattgattgccaTAAAACATATGCAACAATTATAATATCcacacataaaacaatcaatatccaACCACAAATACTGACTTATGAGACACAAACAGTATAAAACTTTATACAATGATGAGCAATACAATATAGTTAAAACCACTAAACATTATtcattaaaattgttttcttataCTTATAAAATTTTCCTATATCGTAGTTCTTCATTGTACTTATACTTGTTATATTTTCGCAAATCAAAGTTTTCAAAAACAGATTAAAAATcttaatatataacaatatatacAGTCATGTGACCATAAATACATGCGTACAATTCCAGAAAACATGAGATCGCGATCGTCTACGTTTTTGTTATTGTGAGATTTTAGTTACTAAGTGTTTAGTTTCGTATTTACAGTCAAACTGTATTAATTTTTGGGAAGAATCAAAAGTGACCACTCAAAAGACGATGAACTTTTAAACAAGGTTCCACATTATACATCGTCCGCTAACGGGATCAGGACAAAGTGTTCTTGTGTTTTCAAGTAGAGTTATATTTCTTGCGACATTGGAATTAAAAATAGCGGATTTTGATACgtaaatttgaagaaaacattCGAAATATGTTTATCTGCGTGGGAAATAAGTTTTTGATACGAATTTTCAGGGAAATGAAAAGGGTGTAACATGcggaatttatttattttatctttcatTATTGTTTTTGATCATTTAACGATTGTTAAAAGCCGATTCTGAAAGTGAGCTTTATAAACAGATTACTTATGAAACGAGACGGTGGTCGTTAAGCAAGGTCTGACTCTATGATTTTTGTCgactttttcgtttttttttttttttttttttttacttttgcatTCTCATATGCATTATTCGCTTCCTGTTTTATTAtgttaaacattttatatttagatatagTTTACCTGGTCTTCTTAAAGTACGAATTTTCGGTGAGCCCGTATATTTACAAAACGTACTACACATCGGCGCATCATTAGCTGGAGGGTTTCCTTCTTCTGACACAAACACTCTCTCATTCGGTGTAACAACAGTGGAAATATCTATAAAAAGAAACAATGATTATAGTCTTATCGTCGTTTAAGGTGAGGAACACGACAACATAGCTCGACTCTCTCAATTTGACTCCCTCATTGTTAAATGTTTATAATACTGTGTATACTGTACATATATGTAATACCGCAAACTTGCAGATTCAACATTGACGATCTACTTTTCAATGTGTAGTGCCAGCCTTATAGTTTGTTTGGTGTTCGTTGTAGacttatataacaaaaacaaatcaatgtGGCTGCAGGAAAgacatattttcaatatattcaatAATGTGtaaccaaaaaaagaaaaagaaaaaaaaacaacaaaaacattcgATTAACGCTaactattttatacattttataaggAGTTATTGATTGTCGTAGCAGCATAGATATATACCTATATATCGTTAAGGGAAGGATATTTTACATCGTTAATTGGTAGATGTTACATTATTGGCTAATTTAAAACAATGTATATGTAACATGTAGTGTTATCCCTGTATGTGTATACAAGCCGTAGAGTTTTCACACATTTGAACATAAATGTGTGTTGCTGTTTGTAATTGTGTTTAAGAACATACGAAATGTATAATAGCAAAGCATTTACATGCATCAAACTTTTGCATTTAATCATCCCTTCCTGAGTTatgtaaagattttaaaatttgttgttttttaagtaTTAATAATCGAATTCACATACCTGACAAAAGGTAAAAGTAATATAAATCTGGGGTCACTTTTGTAAATTTCATACAAAGATACAGCCTGTAGTTTTTGGAAGGTCCATCGGAAAAGGTTGAgtcacttctgaaaaataaattcataaattctATAAATGTAGCAATGATATGCTATTTTTTAACTATCAACAACAAAAGCAGTTGATCATATTTTAATGCTTTTGTATAGTGCTCAAATCGTTTCGGTTCTTACATGTCTGATACATCATATTTTTCACATATTCTGTTTGAAACTTTCCAGATGAAGATAAATCCATAAAAGCGTTTCAGCCTAATGCAATTTGTTACTTTTGATTAAagttttttgtaaacaaatatttaacctTTGAGTACCTACATGCATTTCATATTGATGATATATTCTACAACAAAAAAGACCCTAAAATACAGGGTCATGCAATATCAGTACCATTGTATCGTATACTGCTAAGTATGTGTTGTTAAAATTCACCCTAAGGTACAATGTAAGTGTAACACATCTTACCCTATTTATCGTCAAATGAACTTGTTTcagttcaaaacatttattttttgcttatttttgtcgttTAATTACTGTCTCAATGATAttcaatgaaaaatattaaaacaaatcataCTTGAAAACCACAAGTATCTGTGTGTTCGACAATGCCAAACTATTAATACAAGTCCAATCTCTGATTTTTGTTCCAAAAGCGCTTAAATTGATGATTGAATTTTGTAACGTTGTAGTTGATACCCGAAGAATGGTTGATTGGGGTGAATTGTCTGACACTTTTGTGTAATTATATTCCCAAGCAGAATTCTTTATTTCTGTAGGCAAAGAACAACTGGCATctagaaaaataaaatgtatataacagaaCTGAAGAAATGTAGGAAATTCGTAGAGAAATATATCACTTCATCGCTTACAAAACGAAAAGAACAAACAAGTTAATTGCATCATTACTTTATATACATGCATATGCTCTTATCGCCAAAAACACATTACAAGAAAAAATGGAACTAAGACGTCCATGCTTCAGTTGAACGTCCTGTTATTTTCAATGAAATGAATTTTGGTGTGAATGGCAAATGCTCATTCTAAAAAAGTGTGAA
This genomic interval from Mytilus edulis unplaced genomic scaffold, xbMytEdul2.2 SCAFFOLD_577, whole genome shotgun sequence contains the following:
- the LOC139508566 gene encoding fibropellin-3-like (The sequence of the model RefSeq protein was modified relative to this genomic sequence to represent the inferred CDS: added 169 bases not found in genome assembly); its protein translation is MKFTKVTPDLYYFYLLSDISTVVTPNERVFVSEEGNPPANDAPMCSTFCKYTGSPKIRTLRRPETSDDIPGNAALCEPCNSTCQVDRCDPNPCQNNGSCMDFKENYTCTCTGGWKGENCTKDINECLDKQRTAMCPQHSDCFNTDGSYRCNCKIGYQETNGTCTEKKMHIKDKSTDLWYRCDPNPCQNNGSCVDFKENYNCTCTDGWRGKNCTTDINECLDKQRTAMCPQHSDC